The following DNA comes from Tachypleus tridentatus isolate NWPU-2018 chromosome 9, ASM421037v1, whole genome shotgun sequence.
acatattaataaggTAAAGTTAAGGAAGGTTAAAAccatatgacttttttttttttttttttacagtgaagatatatataacaaatgtttctaaCATTTAAGAACATCCTAAAATTCATCAGATTTTGTTGTTACAGGTTATATCACATCCGGGACTTCCCAGAATGAGCTCGCCTCCTCGGTGGTTGCAAAACCGTTCTTCTACAATAGGATATTTTGCAAaaccttcagtttcaaatacaagtgttttagcaAAATCCTTGGTAACGAGTACCGCTCATGATTTTCATAAGGCAACTGTGATGAAAGGGTGGTCTGATCTCATTCCCCAACCTTCATGTCAAGACTGTTACAGCAGAGATGAagtttgtaattatgtttttcagGCAGAACAAGTGGATTTAGGAGAAATTCATAAACTTAAGTCTCATGATGTTAGACACATGTTGAAAGATAAAACTCCGAAACAAATAAAGAGTGATGTAGCAAATTATAGTTTTTTAATAGATAATTGTAGAAAAGATATAGAGCAGGTGGAATATAATCAAAACAATCAGAGGTTATCTGTTAATCCTGAGGGTCTTGATATCGTAGAAACCTCCTCTGGAGATTATTCAACTTCAGAAAATATTCCTTATCTCTCTCATTCCCAGGAGTTGGTAGTACCAAAAAAGTGCAATATTCAGTATGTTACAAATGCAAGTCCTGGTGTACAAGTTACTgctgctcaaaattcaaaactttattgcAGCTcatcaataaacaaatattcttctTGTCTTTCACATCTTCAGTGTAATTACCCTGCTGTAATGTCTAGTAAGTTATTGGCTCAACATGGTGATACCTGCAAATCGGAGCCGAGCATTCCACAGCCCACTACCATAAATATAACTCCTAAGTTTCATTGTGATACTCCACACAGTTTTAGTTTCCCTACATTAGGATACACAGTTAACAATACTTCTGGAAATGATTATGAAGAAATGGATTTATCAACTTTCTTGACTGGAAAAACAACCACATCAAGGGTTTCTGAGAGTCCAAAATACTTAGCTTCTCCAGGTAAAAACAGTCTCCTTGAAAATTGGTACACAGGTGAAAGTAGTTCAATGATGAATTACCTAGGAGAAGAATGCACCAATACTGTGATTCGAAGAGGTCAGGGAGAGCGTGAGACAATAGGCAATACAGAGTATTGTGGCAAACTTGAAAACTCACATGATATGAACTTCTCAAGATTTAAGAAAGAAGTTCAATCTAATTCTTATAAGCATTCTTCACCTCCACACTTTCTAAAGACCGACAAAACGTTAAAGCCAGATTCAAAAGCAATGGACCAACTAAATATAACTATTCAGACACCTGAAAAACGATGTGTCACGTCTTCCAGCACTGAAATTAAATTAGCAAAACATGGTGGGAAGGATGAAGGTTATTCCACGATGTCTAGTGatgtacaaacagaaataaatgcAAACAAAACCTCATCTGATATTAAACTAGACCCTACAGTATACTCAGAATCAGGTCATCCAAACCCTGGAATCAGTACAGTAGATATAGATTCCATAATGATGTCATCATCTGACAGTGGTCTAGGATTACTCCAAGGTTCACAGAGTCAAAGACATCTGTCAGAAAACACTGAAGATGGGTGTGTGGGTTTTGAACAAGACTTGGATAGTTTTCCAATTCAAAATGGAAAGCTTGTCTCCTCCTCAGAAAAAAATTCATCAACTAGACTCTCACCTAAAGGTGATGACGAGGAAGATGTGAGGCATTTTGATAGTGGTCTTGGAGACTCGCCCTTAATTCATCAATTCTCATCCTTCAGTGAACTAGATGAGAATTCTCCACAGTCCAACAAGTCACGCTTTGACTCTAACAGTAATAAAATTCTAGGTCTGCCTACACCTCAGGGATTTAAGTCTGGAAAAAATGATGCAAGATGGATAGCTGTGTCAGACCAGTTATCTACATCTACAGCTTGTCAAGTTGAAACTGCAGAGAAATCTACTTCAATTGACCTGCAATATTTAGCAGAAGATCTTCTTAGTGACAGCAGTCACTCTGTGTCTTCTATTGGAAGTGATAGTGAATCCATAACATCAAAAGTTTATgtgatgaaaaaagaaaagaaactaatACACCAAGAAACTCAGGTAGAACTTCAATCTTCTGGTTCAGATTCCTCTTTTGGAACTCAGAACAGATGTACcaatcaaaaagaaacaaatcatatttCTTGTAGTCAAAAAGAATATATTCAGAAAAcacacagtaaaaataataaatgtcaaGATTCACACTGCAACTTATATTcagtttctaattattttcaaaattctattTATCAGAAAGGTAACCAAACTTCTTTAGAATGGCTTGAAGACCCATTAGAACACAGTTTTTCCAATATAAAAAGAGTTGCTTCAGACACATGCCTTTATGTCAAAGATCAGACTCAGAGTATTCTTCATGATCCTAAGAATTTAGCTTTCTTTGATGGTCAAGAAAGACTAAACTTCCGACCACTTGAAAGACACATGTCTGCTCAAAATATTATTCAATCTCCTCTAGTCACCTTCTCACGTTTCCTACCAGCTTTACGTCAAGTTTTGGTGAACCGGGGACGAGGTCGCGAGCAAAACAACAATCAGCTGACTTCTGTAGAAAAAGTAAGTTTGACTCGGGTGTTAAATTTTTGTTCGgagaaatacaataaacattttaaaaataatttttttaacctcCTTAAATTTATTGAATgtagttatgtttttattatgtttaaaatgaaaatgcCAGAAACATCCATCACTGATACTTTAGTTATAACTATCACATTTCAGATGCTTTATTTTACATATCTCTCCTGCCGACTTAGCAGTAGCCTTAAGGGAATATGGTACGAAAATTAAGGGTTAGATTTCATTCTTTACCATATTATTAAGTCATTAAGTCTAACTTATTCACTCTTACTAATTTCATAACTTATCATAAGCAAACATTTTTTACCTCTGGGAAGAACTAAGTGTTTTCACCCAATTGAATGTTTTAGTAAGATATATTGCTTCAGATATTTAtgacatataaaaattaacaaaaaactaCGATAGTGCTAACTACTGTTGCaggtttgttttataatgtataataattgcaAGAAACTACTGCTTGATATTAGCCATAACTGTTGTCAGGTATAgcattactttatttttgtttgctgGTAATATTTTACATCATATTTATATTACAGAGAAAAGCATTGTTAGAAAGGCTTATAAGTGTATAATTTGGTAGAAGGGAACTAACATTAGGCATACTTTATACTTTCTGTTCTAGTATTTCTTATTTATAGGAAATAAATTAGGAACCTGGTTtttgattataattttataattatgtcagttactttaaaagaatacatgtatttatttttcatcggTATCCTCACGGTGACGTTACTCAAaccagaattgtttgttttaaaccttGATGTCACATTACTTTTAGTTAAGGTACTTAATTCTAATCagtgtattattattctgttagCCTTAATGACACATTACAAATGTGGaatgtttattaattagtttaataatttataatttaaatgaaaagataaaaagcAATGGACACTCACTCTTCAAGGGATCATGtaataaaacactaattactgaGATCAGGCTCTTAATGTAGAATCTTTTCATGTTATGTTGGATATTCTCTTTTCTAGTACAGCACTGAGATCCACTTTCATGGTACACTTTCTATTGTTGCACAATACTGAGATCTCTAATGGAGTACTTTCTGTTGTAGCACAATACTGAGATCTCTAATGGAGTACTTTCTGTTGTAGCACAATACTGAGATCTCCTCTAATGGAATACTTTATGTTCCAGTACAATACTTAGATCACTTTTAATTGGATACTTTCTGTTTTAGTACAATACTGAGATCACTTTTAATTGGATACTTTCTGTTTTAGTACAATACTGAGATCACCTTTAATGGAATACTTTCTGTTCTAGTACAATACTGAGATCACCTTTTATGTGATACTCTCTATTAAAATACGAAACTGAATATCATTAAAGTTGAAAAACTTCTTTTTCCTCTTAGTGTCAGCATTGGGACAAATATGAACATGTATCCATCTTTAGTGCATCTCTTAGCTCCATTCAGTCATCTGACTCAGAACACTGTAGCTTTGAAGAGTATGAGAAACTTAGTACAACTAGTTTAAAGTGTTCAGGAGTGAGTAACTGCTTTAATTTTATGGTATATCATTCAGGGTCATAAACACAGAAGGAAAATTCagcttaaaacattttttctgacaTATTTGTTTTGCCCTCACATTTTATTCCGTTTACTGTGTTATATGTATATCTACTGCTAATTTGATGTTGGAACTAATTTCTGACCATAATTCAAGATATTTGGTATTGAGAAAGCCAGGTAATTGTAGTATAATTTGGCCTGACTCACAAAATATTCTATATGActgatattttttcattaaactaaattatttatttaatgcagaaacaacttatttaaaaaaaaaaaatctcatgtttttgttgtttctaaatcTAGCTGTGGAAAAATACTTTGGATGCATATGCATATGAGCAAGTATAAAAGCAAAAAGATGTTTTCTTTTACATGAAAAGTTGCATTTAAGTTTTCCAGTAATGATTATTAAGCCAGTCCTCAATGTAGAAATAACACCCATACTGTTTGCTGTAACTGTGTTTTACACTTTGTAAAGGATTATGACATGAGCTCTGGAAGTGAAGATGAATATTATTTACGTGGCCATCAAGACTTTATTCATGAGTGGCTCCAACAAGATAGCCTCCAGCTACAAGAATCATTTGAGGTATTTTCTTTTCCTCATTTATTAACActtattgttaaatgttattatttttgttctttataattgaataaaaattgCAAGAAACAGTCaaactatttttctttccttttcaacttttaagtttgtttttggttaaaaaaagaaaatacaagtttGACTCGTGAATTGTgagttttgaaatattgttttaaacaaaacttacTTCAAAAAATCAAAATGGCATGATACTGTGAATTTTGTTTAAGTTTCTTACATACTCAGGAATATTGCTTTTAAGTAACTTAAACTTTAGAAAGCATTgttttaactaatattatttataaattatgtctcaaaatgtgtttttgttaacaaaatcatttgttttaaatgtcatGAAATTGTATTGATG
Coding sequences within:
- the LOC143226211 gene encoding uncharacterized protein LOC143226211 isoform X3, yielding MLGILRRHWKPKRSAGERKKKDKDKSPLDGSREVSNNPKETTRLPRIVRDARQVHPHELEKLNVIGTDCTIVVTSNNDHWESSKKNRKDVNIRDFESHQKPFTDNRKNINNIKPNHGSDLQGSQDTASCVQKNSVIIDQNVEKQENSRFLKSSILLNERSSEIVKDSSNSEQHDVESSLLFTEDKQFAQNMNRGPIDSEKNVEKHLNDFHSYTNAKEYDDKFCFEKSGNDHEEICCTDELTDERNADGALDFETEIEKIDPIKGEDLRTKLEKEKMHRQEAEACLREVRSLNEHCSARLASLEEDFQKMEEMVKDIIQFKSRIDHLKHEKSSLSLAYENKIRKYQTRLASLEKENFVLLNELQSLEVSNKDHEQQRDQSLCRILVERVRHLEQENRALIVENEQRRLQYEHCLDDVANQVVQTLLAQKGLQEECGKLQSRVQDLEQQNKALTVLFKQQLYHRDLLQKSWPTSTTSADQDTVDMVLAGRLQTLELGQSNQSPNKRTSRFSPSCTSHSEDSTDSLASICSDYSVKSGNSGRNVISHPGLPRMSSPPRWLQNRSSTIGYFAKPSVSNTSVLAKSLVTSTAHDFHKATVMKGWSDLIPQPSCQDCYSRDEVCNYVFQAEQVDLGEIHKLKSHDVRHMLKDKTPKQIKSDVANYSFLIDNCRKDIEQVEYNQNNQRLSVNPEGLDIVETSSGDYSTSENIPYLSHSQELVVPKKCNIQYVTNASPGVQVTAAQNSKLYCSSSINKYSSCLSHLQCNYPAVMSSKLLAQHGDTCKSEPSIPQPTTINITPKFHCDTPHSFSFPTLGYTVNNTSGNDYEEMDLSTFLTGKTTTSRVSESPKYLASPGKNSLLENWYTGESSSMMNYLGEECTNTVIRRGQGERETIGNTEYCGKLENSHDMNFSRFKKEVQSNSYKHSSPPHFLKTDKTLKPDSKAMDQLNITIQTPEKRCVTSSSTEIKLAKHGGKDEGYSTMSSDVQTEINANKTSSDIKLDPTVYSESGHPNPGISTVDIDSIMMSSSDSGLGLLQGSQSQRHLSENTEDGCVGFEQDLDSFPIQNGKLVSSSEKNSSTRLSPKGDDEEDVRHFDSGLGDSPLIHQFSSFSELDENSPQSNKSRFDSNSNKILGLPTPQGFKSGKNDARWIAVSDQLSTSTACQVETAEKSTSIDLQYLAEDLLSDSSHSVSSIGSDSESITSKVYVMKKEKKLIHQETQVELQSSGSDSSFGTQNRCTNQKETNHISCSQKEYIQKTHSKNNKCQDSHCNLYSVSNYFQNSIYQKGNQTSLEWLEDPLEHSFSNIKRVASDTCLYVKDQTQSILHDPKNLAFFDGQERLNFRPLERHMSAQNIIQSPLVTFSRFLPALRQVLVNRGRGREQNNNQLTSVEKCQHWDKYEHVSIFSASLSSIQSSDSEHCSFEEYEKLSTTSLKCSGDYDMSSGSEDEYYLRGHQDFIHEWLQQDSLQLQESFEDVYADNEEIGKWTFQLSLEDVSQPANKFCDSFFQIPLLKEPIRETYQGRRQKETTVEDDFLKDTLNYPLFSSGVGQQTISTSLAISKNISAPKLANTPKLKEINEDIMNFCCNYKNIKDSFQHISQGTKKFGVLFNRQIHKNVDSSVIFPSFSLPSLKFIFSDSSENHQQNKTDKRCVTDQCFFVYKEGIQRESLMVK
- the LOC143226211 gene encoding uncharacterized protein LOC143226211 isoform X2, whose translation is MVWPDLKKWKCMLFSTKHRSAGERKKKDKDKSPLDGSREVSNNPKETTRLPRIVRDARQVHPHELEKLNVIGTDCTIVVTSNNDHWESSKKNRKDVNIRDFESHQKPFTDNRKNINNIKPNHGSDLQGSQDTASCVQKNSVIIDQNVEKQENSRFLKSSILLNERSSEIVKDSSNSEQHDVESSLLFTEDKQFAQNMNRGPIDSEKNVEKHLNDFHSYTNAKEYDDKFCFEKSGNDHEEICCTDELTDERNADGALDFETEIEKIDPIKGEDLRTKLEKEKMHRQEAEACLREVRSLNEHCSARLASLEEDFQKMEEMVKDIIQFKSRIDHLKHEKSSLSLAYENKIRKYQTRLASLEKENFVLLNELQSLEVSNKDHEQQRDQSLCRILVERVRHLEQENRALIVENEQRRLQYEHCLDDVANQVVQTLLAQKGLQEECGKLQSRVQDLEQQNKALTVLFKQQLYHRDLLQKSWPTSTTSADQDTVDMVLAGRLQTLELGQSNQSPNKRTSRFSPSCTSHSEDSTDSLASICSDYSVKSGNSGRNVISHPGLPRMSSPPRWLQNRSSTIGYFAKPSVSNTSVLAKSLVTSTAHDFHKATVMKGWSDLIPQPSCQDCYSRDEVCNYVFQAEQVDLGEIHKLKSHDVRHMLKDKTPKQIKSDVANYSFLIDNCRKDIEQVEYNQNNQRLSVNPEGLDIVETSSGDYSTSENIPYLSHSQELVVPKKCNIQYVTNASPGVQVTAAQNSKLYCSSSINKYSSCLSHLQCNYPAVMSSKLLAQHGDTCKSEPSIPQPTTINITPKFHCDTPHSFSFPTLGYTVNNTSGNDYEEMDLSTFLTGKTTTSRVSESPKYLASPGKNSLLENWYTGESSSMMNYLGEECTNTVIRRGQGERETIGNTEYCGKLENSHDMNFSRFKKEVQSNSYKHSSPPHFLKTDKTLKPDSKAMDQLNITIQTPEKRCVTSSSTEIKLAKHGGKDEGYSTMSSDVQTEINANKTSSDIKLDPTVYSESGHPNPGISTVDIDSIMMSSSDSGLGLLQGSQSQRHLSENTEDGCVGFEQDLDSFPIQNGKLVSSSEKNSSTRLSPKGDDEEDVRHFDSGLGDSPLIHQFSSFSELDENSPQSNKSRFDSNSNKILGLPTPQGFKSGKNDARWIAVSDQLSTSTACQVETAEKSTSIDLQYLAEDLLSDSSHSVSSIGSDSESITSKVYVMKKEKKLIHQETQVELQSSGSDSSFGTQNRCTNQKETNHISCSQKEYIQKTHSKNNKCQDSHCNLYSVSNYFQNSIYQKGNQTSLEWLEDPLEHSFSNIKRVASDTCLYVKDQTQSILHDPKNLAFFDGQERLNFRPLERHMSAQNIIQSPLVTFSRFLPALRQVLVNRGRGREQNNNQLTSVEKCQHWDKYEHVSIFSASLSSIQSSDSEHCSFEEYEKLSTTSLKCSGDYDMSSGSEDEYYLRGHQDFIHEWLQQDSLQLQESFEDVYADNEEIGKWTFQLSLEDVSQPANKFCDSFFQIPLLKEPIRETYQGRRQKETTVEDDFLKDTLNYPLFSSGVGQQTISTSLAISKNISAPKLANTPKLKEINEDIMNFCCNYKNIKDSFQHISQGTKKFGVLFNRQIHKNVDSSVIFPSFSLPSLKFIFSDSSENHQQNKTDKRCVTDQCFFVYKEGIQRESLMVK
- the LOC143226211 gene encoding uncharacterized protein LOC143226211 isoform X4; this translates as MSVTTKCFRGRIRSHSDNVSRAPGSNIPVPFRSAGERKKKDKDKSPLDGSREVSNNPKETTRLPRIVRDARQVHPHELEKLNVIGTDCTIVVTSNNDHWESSKKNRKDVNIRDFESHQKPFTDNRKNINNIKPNHGSDLQGSQDTASCVQKNSVIIDQNVEKQENSRFLKSSILLNERSSEIVKDSSNSEQHDVESSLLFTEDKQFAQNMNRGPIDSEKNVEKHLNDFHSYTNAKEYDDKFCFEKSGNDHEEICCTDELTDERNADGALDFETEIEKIDPIKGEDLRTKLEKEKMHRQEAEACLREVRSLNEHCSARLASLEEDFQKMEEMVKDIIQFKSRIDHLKHEKSSLSLAYENKIRKYQTRLASLEKENFVLLNELQSLEVSNKDHEQQRDQSLCRILVERVRHLEQENRALIVENEQRRLQYEHCLDDVANQVVQTLLAQKGLQEECGKLQSRVQDLEQQNKALTVLFKQQLYHRDLLQKSWPTSTTSADQDTVDMVLAGRLQTLELGQSNQSPNKRTSRFSPSCTSHSEDSTDSLASICSDYSVKSGNSGRNVISHPGLPRMSSPPRWLQNRSSTIGYFAKPSVSNTSVLAKSLVTSTAHDFHKATVMKGWSDLIPQPSCQDCYSRDEVCNYVFQAEQVDLGEIHKLKSHDVRHMLKDKTPKQIKSDVANYSFLIDNCRKDIEQVEYNQNNQRLSVNPEGLDIVETSSGDYSTSENIPYLSHSQELVVPKKCNIQYVTNASPGVQVTAAQNSKLYCSSSINKYSSCLSHLQCNYPAVMSSKLLAQHGDTCKSEPSIPQPTTINITPKFHCDTPHSFSFPTLGYTVNNTSGNDYEEMDLSTFLTGKTTTSRVSESPKYLASPGKNSLLENWYTGESSSMMNYLGEECTNTVIRRGQGERETIGNTEYCGKLENSHDMNFSRFKKEVQSNSYKHSSPPHFLKTDKTLKPDSKAMDQLNITIQTPEKRCVTSSSTEIKLAKHGGKDEGYSTMSSDVQTEINANKTSSDIKLDPTVYSESGHPNPGISTVDIDSIMMSSSDSGLGLLQGSQSQRHLSENTEDGCVGFEQDLDSFPIQNGKLVSSSEKNSSTRLSPKGDDEEDVRHFDSGLGDSPLIHQFSSFSELDENSPQSNKSRFDSNSNKILGLPTPQGFKSGKNDARWIAVSDQLSTSTACQVETAEKSTSIDLQYLAEDLLSDSSHSVSSIGSDSESITSKVYVMKKEKKLIHQETQVELQSSGSDSSFGTQNRCTNQKETNHISCSQKEYIQKTHSKNNKCQDSHCNLYSVSNYFQNSIYQKGNQTSLEWLEDPLEHSFSNIKRVASDTCLYVKDQTQSILHDPKNLAFFDGQERLNFRPLERHMSAQNIIQSPLVTFSRFLPALRQVLVNRGRGREQNNNQLTSVEKDYDMSSGSEDEYYLRGHQDFIHEWLQQDSLQLQESFEDVYADNEEIGKWTFQLSLEDVSQPANKFCDSFFQIPLLKEPIRETYQGRRQKETTVEDDFLKDTLNYPLFSSGVGQQTISTSLAISKNISAPKLANTPKLKEINEDIMNFCCNYKNIKDSFQHISQGTKKFGVLFNRQIHKNVDSSVIFPSFSLPSLKFIFSDSSENHQQNKTDKRCVTDQCFFVYKEGIQRESLMVK
- the LOC143226211 gene encoding uncharacterized protein LOC143226211 isoform X1, which translates into the protein MSVTTKCFRGRIRSHSDNVSRAPGSNIPVPFRSAGERKKKDKDKSPLDGSREVSNNPKETTRLPRIVRDARQVHPHELEKLNVIGTDCTIVVTSNNDHWESSKKNRKDVNIRDFESHQKPFTDNRKNINNIKPNHGSDLQGSQDTASCVQKNSVIIDQNVEKQENSRFLKSSILLNERSSEIVKDSSNSEQHDVESSLLFTEDKQFAQNMNRGPIDSEKNVEKHLNDFHSYTNAKEYDDKFCFEKSGNDHEEICCTDELTDERNADGALDFETEIEKIDPIKGEDLRTKLEKEKMHRQEAEACLREVRSLNEHCSARLASLEEDFQKMEEMVKDIIQFKSRIDHLKHEKSSLSLAYENKIRKYQTRLASLEKENFVLLNELQSLEVSNKDHEQQRDQSLCRILVERVRHLEQENRALIVENEQRRLQYEHCLDDVANQVVQTLLAQKGLQEECGKLQSRVQDLEQQNKALTVLFKQQLYHRDLLQKSWPTSTTSADQDTVDMVLAGRLQTLELGQSNQSPNKRTSRFSPSCTSHSEDSTDSLASICSDYSVKSGNSGRNVISHPGLPRMSSPPRWLQNRSSTIGYFAKPSVSNTSVLAKSLVTSTAHDFHKATVMKGWSDLIPQPSCQDCYSRDEVCNYVFQAEQVDLGEIHKLKSHDVRHMLKDKTPKQIKSDVANYSFLIDNCRKDIEQVEYNQNNQRLSVNPEGLDIVETSSGDYSTSENIPYLSHSQELVVPKKCNIQYVTNASPGVQVTAAQNSKLYCSSSINKYSSCLSHLQCNYPAVMSSKLLAQHGDTCKSEPSIPQPTTINITPKFHCDTPHSFSFPTLGYTVNNTSGNDYEEMDLSTFLTGKTTTSRVSESPKYLASPGKNSLLENWYTGESSSMMNYLGEECTNTVIRRGQGERETIGNTEYCGKLENSHDMNFSRFKKEVQSNSYKHSSPPHFLKTDKTLKPDSKAMDQLNITIQTPEKRCVTSSSTEIKLAKHGGKDEGYSTMSSDVQTEINANKTSSDIKLDPTVYSESGHPNPGISTVDIDSIMMSSSDSGLGLLQGSQSQRHLSENTEDGCVGFEQDLDSFPIQNGKLVSSSEKNSSTRLSPKGDDEEDVRHFDSGLGDSPLIHQFSSFSELDENSPQSNKSRFDSNSNKILGLPTPQGFKSGKNDARWIAVSDQLSTSTACQVETAEKSTSIDLQYLAEDLLSDSSHSVSSIGSDSESITSKVYVMKKEKKLIHQETQVELQSSGSDSSFGTQNRCTNQKETNHISCSQKEYIQKTHSKNNKCQDSHCNLYSVSNYFQNSIYQKGNQTSLEWLEDPLEHSFSNIKRVASDTCLYVKDQTQSILHDPKNLAFFDGQERLNFRPLERHMSAQNIIQSPLVTFSRFLPALRQVLVNRGRGREQNNNQLTSVEKCQHWDKYEHVSIFSASLSSIQSSDSEHCSFEEYEKLSTTSLKCSGDYDMSSGSEDEYYLRGHQDFIHEWLQQDSLQLQESFEDVYADNEEIGKWTFQLSLEDVSQPANKFCDSFFQIPLLKEPIRETYQGRRQKETTVEDDFLKDTLNYPLFSSGVGQQTISTSLAISKNISAPKLANTPKLKEINEDIMNFCCNYKNIKDSFQHISQGTKKFGVLFNRQIHKNVDSSVIFPSFSLPSLKFIFSDSSENHQQNKTDKRCVTDQCFFVYKEGIQRESLMVK
- the LOC143226211 gene encoding uncharacterized protein LOC143226211 isoform X6; this translates as MHRQEAEACLREVRSLNEHCSARLASLEEDFQKMEEMVKDIIQFKSRIDHLKHEKSSLSLAYENKIRKYQTRLASLEKENFVLLNELQSLEVSNKDHEQQRDQSLCRILVERVRHLEQENRALIVENEQRRLQYEHCLDDVANQVVQTLLAQKGLQEECGKLQSRVQDLEQQNKALTVLFKQQLYHRDLLQKSWPTSTTSADQDTVDMVLAGRLQTLELGQSNQSPNKRTSRFSPSCTSHSEDSTDSLASICSDYSVKSGNSGRNVISHPGLPRMSSPPRWLQNRSSTIGYFAKPSVSNTSVLAKSLVTSTAHDFHKATVMKGWSDLIPQPSCQDCYSRDEVCNYVFQAEQVDLGEIHKLKSHDVRHMLKDKTPKQIKSDVANYSFLIDNCRKDIEQVEYNQNNQRLSVNPEGLDIVETSSGDYSTSENIPYLSHSQELVVPKKCNIQYVTNASPGVQVTAAQNSKLYCSSSINKYSSCLSHLQCNYPAVMSSKLLAQHGDTCKSEPSIPQPTTINITPKFHCDTPHSFSFPTLGYTVNNTSGNDYEEMDLSTFLTGKTTTSRVSESPKYLASPGKNSLLENWYTGESSSMMNYLGEECTNTVIRRGQGERETIGNTEYCGKLENSHDMNFSRFKKEVQSNSYKHSSPPHFLKTDKTLKPDSKAMDQLNITIQTPEKRCVTSSSTEIKLAKHGGKDEGYSTMSSDVQTEINANKTSSDIKLDPTVYSESGHPNPGISTVDIDSIMMSSSDSGLGLLQGSQSQRHLSENTEDGCVGFEQDLDSFPIQNGKLVSSSEKNSSTRLSPKGDDEEDVRHFDSGLGDSPLIHQFSSFSELDENSPQSNKSRFDSNSNKILGLPTPQGFKSGKNDARWIAVSDQLSTSTACQVETAEKSTSIDLQYLAEDLLSDSSHSVSSIGSDSESITSKVYVMKKEKKLIHQETQVELQSSGSDSSFGTQNRCTNQKETNHISCSQKEYIQKTHSKNNKCQDSHCNLYSVSNYFQNSIYQKGNQTSLEWLEDPLEHSFSNIKRVASDTCLYVKDQTQSILHDPKNLAFFDGQERLNFRPLERHMSAQNIIQSPLVTFSRFLPALRQVLVNRGRGREQNNNQLTSVEKCQHWDKYEHVSIFSASLSSIQSSDSEHCSFEEYEKLSTTSLKCSGDYDMSSGSEDEYYLRGHQDFIHEWLQQDSLQLQESFEDVYADNEEIGKWTFQLSLEDVSQPANKFCDSFFQIPLLKEPIRETYQGRRQKETTVEDDFLKDTLNYPLFSSGVGQQTISTSLAISKNISAPKLANTPKLKEINEDIMNFCCNYKNIKDSFQHISQGTKKFGVLFNRQIHKNVDSSVIFPSFSLPSLKFIFSDSSENHQQNKTDKRCVTDQCFFVYKEGIQRESLMVK
- the LOC143226211 gene encoding uncharacterized protein LOC143226211 isoform X5, with translation MNRGPIDSEKNVEKHLNDFHSYTNAKEYDDKFCFEKSGNDHEEICCTDELTDERNADGALDFETEIEKIDPIKGEDLRTKLEKEKMHRQEAEACLREVRSLNEHCSARLASLEEDFQKMEEMVKDIIQFKSRIDHLKHEKSSLSLAYENKIRKYQTRLASLEKENFVLLNELQSLEVSNKDHEQQRDQSLCRILVERVRHLEQENRALIVENEQRRLQYEHCLDDVANQVVQTLLAQKGLQEECGKLQSRVQDLEQQNKALTVLFKQQLYHRDLLQKSWPTSTTSADQDTVDMVLAGRLQTLELGQSNQSPNKRTSRFSPSCTSHSEDSTDSLASICSDYSVKSGNSGRNVISHPGLPRMSSPPRWLQNRSSTIGYFAKPSVSNTSVLAKSLVTSTAHDFHKATVMKGWSDLIPQPSCQDCYSRDEVCNYVFQAEQVDLGEIHKLKSHDVRHMLKDKTPKQIKSDVANYSFLIDNCRKDIEQVEYNQNNQRLSVNPEGLDIVETSSGDYSTSENIPYLSHSQELVVPKKCNIQYVTNASPGVQVTAAQNSKLYCSSSINKYSSCLSHLQCNYPAVMSSKLLAQHGDTCKSEPSIPQPTTINITPKFHCDTPHSFSFPTLGYTVNNTSGNDYEEMDLSTFLTGKTTTSRVSESPKYLASPGKNSLLENWYTGESSSMMNYLGEECTNTVIRRGQGERETIGNTEYCGKLENSHDMNFSRFKKEVQSNSYKHSSPPHFLKTDKTLKPDSKAMDQLNITIQTPEKRCVTSSSTEIKLAKHGGKDEGYSTMSSDVQTEINANKTSSDIKLDPTVYSESGHPNPGISTVDIDSIMMSSSDSGLGLLQGSQSQRHLSENTEDGCVGFEQDLDSFPIQNGKLVSSSEKNSSTRLSPKGDDEEDVRHFDSGLGDSPLIHQFSSFSELDENSPQSNKSRFDSNSNKILGLPTPQGFKSGKNDARWIAVSDQLSTSTACQVETAEKSTSIDLQYLAEDLLSDSSHSVSSIGSDSESITSKVYVMKKEKKLIHQETQVELQSSGSDSSFGTQNRCTNQKETNHISCSQKEYIQKTHSKNNKCQDSHCNLYSVSNYFQNSIYQKGNQTSLEWLEDPLEHSFSNIKRVASDTCLYVKDQTQSILHDPKNLAFFDGQERLNFRPLERHMSAQNIIQSPLVTFSRFLPALRQVLVNRGRGREQNNNQLTSVEKCQHWDKYEHVSIFSASLSSIQSSDSEHCSFEEYEKLSTTSLKCSGDYDMSSGSEDEYYLRGHQDFIHEWLQQDSLQLQESFEDVYADNEEIGKWTFQLSLEDVSQPANKFCDSFFQIPLLKEPIRETYQGRRQKETTVEDDFLKDTLNYPLFSSGVGQQTISTSLAISKNISAPKLANTPKLKEINEDIMNFCCNYKNIKDSFQHISQGTKKFGVLFNRQIHKNVDSSVIFPSFSLPSLKFIFSDSSENHQQNKTDKRCVTDQCFFVYKEGIQRESLMVK